Sequence from the Isachenkonia alkalipeptolytica genome:
GGGGCAAGACTTAGGGAAAAAAGCATCCAAACCCCCAACAAAAATCCAAAGAGTTTAAATTGAAAAATTATTTTATCCATGGTTATCCCTCCTTGCTTGCCGAAGTTTTCCCTATATTATCCGTCCCCGTTCGCATTTATTGCCCCAGGCATCAATCAATTCATCACCCTGATAAACCGCAATAATCTCACAGTGGTTGGCACATTTATCACAGGGTATCCCTTTGGTTTGAAAGTCCGCTTCGGAAATTTTAAAATCAAAGGGGCGGTGGTCTTTGGAATTTTTCGCAAGGATCGCGGTACCCAGAGCGCCGATCAAGTGAGAGTCGGGATCCACATGAATTTCATGACCCGTGATCCGCTCAAAGGCTTTGGTAACTCCGATGTTTTTGCTGACGCCCCCTTGGAAAATTATGGGGGGGATAATCCGTTTTCCTTTAGCCACGTTATTCATGTAATTTGTCACCACGGACTGACAGATTCCTGCGATAATGTCTTTTTTAGAATGCCCGATCTGGCTTTTATGCACCATGTCGGACTCGGCAAATACACTGCAACGGGCGGCCAGTCTGGTGGGATTGTCTGATGTCAGAGCGATTTTACCGATATCCTCCACCTTTTCGTTCAACCGCTGAGCCAGGCTAGAAAGAAAAGCTCCTGTGCCCGCAGCGCAGAGAGTATTCATGGCATAATCCACCACAATTCCGTTTTCAATTAAAATGATTTTCGAATCCTGTCCACCAATTTCAAAAATGGTTCGCACCTCGGGGTACAGGGAAGTGGTGCCGATGGCATGGGTGGTAATCTCATTTTTTACCACGGAGGATCCGGTAATACTACCGATTAATCGCCGGGCACTGCCCGTAGTGCCCACGGCTTGAACCTGATAGGGATTCTCCCGATGCTTTTCGTTGACCCGGTCCAGTTGATCGGAGAGGGACTGGAGCATTTTTTTTACGGTGCCGATAGGATCCACCTCGGTCCAAAGATAATCCCGGGCTAAAATCATATTATTTTCATCGATGATTACGGATTTTGTGGAGATGGACCCCACATCGATTCCTAAATAAGCGGTTTTCATAGTAGTCCTCCTTTGCGCATCATAATCATGTCATAAAAGGCTTCCAAGCGGGTCTGGATCCCCGTATCACTGGTTTGAGAATCAAAGGTGAAGTAAAGGATCGGTATATTAAAGTCCCGACTGATGTTTTGCAACACCGGCATGGCATCCATCTCGGGAGTGCAGCCGAAGGATTTCACGTGAATGATCCCGTCGTACTTTTGTTTGGCAAAACGCAGGGCCTGATCCACAGTAAACATACTGGTGGCTCCCATAGAATACTTTGTATAACGTCTTACCCTTTTTTTACGTTTCCAATCTTTTCGAAGAACCGTGTTGGTCAGATTGATCCACCGGTCCACCACGATACCTTTTTTCGCCAGTTCCTTTTCGATGTCGTGGTTGCTAAAGGGTTCCATAATGGTATAATACTCGCCGATCACCCCCACTCGAATGGGATTGTGGGGTTTATTCAGCGGAACCTCCAACAGATGATCCGTGGTCTTTTTGTAAAGTTTTTTCACGTCTTTCTTGGAATCCGTTAAACGCAGTTGCTGTAAGAAGTCTTCGTGAATGGCCTCCAGGATTCCCGGAGACGTTTGAAAACCGCTGTTTTTTCGAACAAAGTCCTCCACCTTATCCATGGTCTCGATCATGGTCATTACCATCGGCAGGGTGGAGCCGATTTGTTTTACGGACATAGCGGGGTTGATTTCTTTAAAGCTCTGATAAAGGGTGACGGGTTTGGACAGGGCTCCCTGGGACAAAGTGATAAAACGAACATCATGACCCAAGTCTTTAAGAATTTGAGACTGCAGCTCGCCGTAATAACGAAGACGGCAGACACCTCCGGTTTGTACCAAAGTGTCGGCACCTTTCTCAATGGTTTCGATATAATTGCCCATATTAAACTTAAAAGGGGCACAGATGTAATCCGGGCTGTGAAGGCTTCCAAGTTCCAAGGTCTTTTTCGTAATCACCGGAGGCACTACATAGTCCACGTCCAGTCCCCGGGTAAACAGGCGCTCCAAGGGAACGTAATAATTTCCAAGATGGGGAAAGCTGACCTTATATTTTGTCATAATAGCCCTCCTTTTTAAATCGGATAATGTCGATGAAGCTCTCCAGCCGGGTCTCCATCCCTGCGGTTCCTTCCTGGCCGTCAAGAATCAGTTGTAGTACCGGAGGATTGTTAATCCGTCGAAGGACTAACTCGTTGATTAAGGAATCGGGACCGCAAGGGAAGGCGGTTATCAGTACAATACCGTCGACCTTATGCTGATAGTGGGCGATGGTGCCCACCAGTTCCCGGTTAAAAACCCAGGGAATGTTTTGGGATATTTGATGGGAGGTTCGGTGAATCTCCTTATCATGGACCCGGGCAGCGGAAATGGGTATGGTGTCAAGTTTTTTTAACATCTCAAACACCGGGGTGCCCAAGTGGGGATCATGTAGATTGTAGGCATGGCCCGCCACTAGAATTTTCAAGCCATCCCTTTCCATGGCCTCCCGTACTTTGTTTCCCTCTAAAATTTGCTGGGTTTTCTCTCCCTGTTTCGCTATCAGGTAAGCCCGAAGGCTTTTCGTACGGCTTTTTCCCAACTGTTTTCCCAGCTTCACAAAACCCGGAGTTTCTGCATCGGCATTTCGAAAGTCCACGTTGTAATGGACCAGCTCAATTTCCTGGTCCCCAAAAGTGTTCCTTACCAAATCGAATAGCGCGGGAAACTTGGTACAGAGTTCACCATCCATACCATAGGATGAGATTCGGGGCACAAAGATTTTATCGCACTTGTCAATCAGCCAGTGTACATGACCCAAATACACTTTCGAAGAAAGACACGCCTCATCAATGGCGAATTCATTCCCCCGGTCCAGGATCTCCTGATTGGTTTTGGGGCTGACAATGTACTTAATACCTAAGGCGTCAAAGAAACCCTTCCATAGGGTTTCGTGCTTATAATATAAAAATCCTCGGGGAATTCCGATAATCATAAATATCACCTGCTTTACTTTAGTATTTGTGATTAGTTTATCATATGAAAGGGGAAATGTGAATGAAGGGGGAGGGGAATAGAGGTAATTATAAGAAAAGTTTATGAACTCAGTATGAACTCATTTTCCTAGCGCGGGATCAACAACAAGGGTTTATCTTTATGAAATAAGGGAATAATATGAATATCAGATTAGTTAATAGGGAGTTGAAGCTATACCTCTACAGAAGGCTTTGTTAATTGAAGGTATATGTAAAAGGAGGATTATCATGAGGGATGTTCAAAAAAAGCGGGAGGTAAAAGAGACGGAAACGGCAACGGATACTTTAAGAAGGGTCATCAGAATCATTTTTTCTTTAGCGGGAATTATTCTGTTATTTAGATTTGTGTTCCTGCTTTTCGGGGCCAATCCGGACAATCAGTTTGTGGATACTCTCTATGGCATTACCGAACCCTATGTAGGAATTTTCAGTGGTATTTTCCCGGAGACGGAATGGGGAAGGGGAGTTTTTGAACCGGCGACGTTGATTGCATTAGTCGTTCTTTTTATAGCATCCTGGCTGATCCAATCCTTATTTGCGAAAAGAACCCTACGCCGGGAGGAGTACGTCGCATCAGATCATACCCCTAAGGAAGATCCATCCTCAGAGACCACTGAAGATACCGCCGTAAGGGAAAAGGTTAAAGAAGAAAAGGTTAAAAAAGAGGGAGAAGAATGATGCTCCGCTCTTGAAAAAATTGTGGATTCTCCAACCCGAATGGAATTTAAAGTCTTTTCATCGGAAAAGGAGGAAGAGGCCCGAGCCTGGTTACGTTAACAAGGTCACTGTTTCAGCTAATCGTTTTCAAGGAACCGAAAATAAGGGGAGAAACTTGGTATGATCAAAGAAATCATCACCGACAAAAATTTCATCGGAAACGTAATTCAAAGGTTCTTTCGTTGGGTAGTGAATCTGTTGGTGTTATTACTGATCGGATCATGGATATTGTCTTTTATGTCGGAGGATTCTTTTTTAGAAGTGTTAAGCCTCATTTCTTTAGGCTGGAGTCTTAGGGTTGTCCTTGTATTGTTTCTGATTGTTACTGTCAGCGAAATCATTAGAGAGTACAGAAAACGCTACACAATATAAGCGATAAGTTAAAAAAAGTGTACCAGAGGGTCGGACCCTCTGGTACACTTTTTTTACTGTCAATAGATGAAAAAAATCAGCATGTAAATCGGGTTTTTATTTATCAGGGTCGTTAAAAGTGAATATTTTGGGTAAATAATCTATAGATTAAGATTTAAGATTAACAGTTTTTTGTCGCAGTGGAAGATGCTTTTACGGTTCTTAAAAGGGGTGTAACGATGGCAAGGTATGAATTTGATGGAATTGAAACAAAAAATTTGATCCT
This genomic interval carries:
- a CDS encoding acyl-CoA dehydratase activase-related protein, giving the protein MIIGIPRGFLYYKHETLWKGFFDALGIKYIVSPKTNQEILDRGNEFAIDEACLSSKVYLGHVHWLIDKCDKIFVPRISSYGMDGELCTKFPALFDLVRNTFGDQEIELVHYNVDFRNADAETPGFVKLGKQLGKSRTKSLRAYLIAKQGEKTQQILEGNKVREAMERDGLKILVAGHAYNLHDPHLGTPVFEMLKKLDTIPISAARVHDKEIHRTSHQISQNIPWVFNRELVGTIAHYQHKVDGIVLITAFPCGPDSLINELVLRRINNPPVLQLILDGQEGTAGMETRLESFIDIIRFKKEGYYDKI
- a CDS encoding YggT family protein, which gives rise to MRDVQKKREVKETETATDTLRRVIRIIFSLAGIILLFRFVFLLFGANPDNQFVDTLYGITEPYVGIFSGIFPETEWGRGVFEPATLIALVVLFIASWLIQSLFAKRTLRREEYVASDHTPKEDPSSETTEDTAVREKVKEEKVKKEGEE
- a CDS encoding acyl-CoA dehydratase activase translates to MKTAYLGIDVGSISTKSVIIDENNMILARDYLWTEVDPIGTVKKMLQSLSDQLDRVNEKHRENPYQVQAVGTTGSARRLIGSITGSSVVKNEITTHAIGTTSLYPEVRTIFEIGGQDSKIILIENGIVVDYAMNTLCAAGTGAFLSSLAQRLNEKVEDIGKIALTSDNPTRLAARCSVFAESDMVHKSQIGHSKKDIIAGICQSVVTNYMNNVAKGKRIIPPIIFQGGVSKNIGVTKAFERITGHEIHVDPDSHLIGALGTAILAKNSKDHRPFDFKISEADFQTKGIPCDKCANHCEIIAVYQGDELIDAWGNKCERGRII
- a CDS encoding 2-hydroxyacyl-CoA dehydratase codes for the protein MTKYKVSFPHLGNYYVPLERLFTRGLDVDYVVPPVITKKTLELGSLHSPDYICAPFKFNMGNYIETIEKGADTLVQTGGVCRLRYYGELQSQILKDLGHDVRFITLSQGALSKPVTLYQSFKEINPAMSVKQIGSTLPMVMTMIETMDKVEDFVRKNSGFQTSPGILEAIHEDFLQQLRLTDSKKDVKKLYKKTTDHLLEVPLNKPHNPIRVGVIGEYYTIMEPFSNHDIEKELAKKGIVVDRWINLTNTVLRKDWKRKKRVRRYTKYSMGATSMFTVDQALRFAKQKYDGIIHVKSFGCTPEMDAMPVLQNISRDFNIPILYFTFDSQTSDTGIQTRLEAFYDMIMMRKGGLL